The Neisseria yangbaofengii genome contains a region encoding:
- the aroG gene encoding 3-deoxy-7-phosphoheptulonate synthase AroG → MNQPRQTDDVRIKAVAELLPPIAHLYELPISEQAAELVHQTRQEIADLVHGKDNRLLVIIGPCSIHDTKAALEYAERLLPLRKKYEKELLIVMRVYFEKPRTTVGWKGLINDPYLDGTFDINYGLRQARSLLLTLNNMGMPASTEFLDMITPQYYADLISWGAIGARTTESQVHRELSSGLSCPVGFKNGTDGNLKIAIDAIGAASHPHHFLSVTKTGHSAIVHTAGNPDCHVILRGGKEPNYSNEHVKAAAEQLTQAGQTPKMMIDFSHANSRKDYKRQMEVAQDVARQLRDGENNIMGVMVESHLVEGRQDKPENYGQSITDACIGWDSTEELLALLAEAKRSRV, encoded by the coding sequence ATGAATCAACCACGCCAAACAGATGATGTCAGAATTAAAGCCGTAGCCGAATTATTACCACCGATTGCCCATCTATATGAATTGCCGATCAGTGAGCAAGCTGCTGAATTGGTTCATCAAACCCGTCAAGAAATTGCTGATTTAGTACATGGTAAAGACAACCGTTTATTGGTCATTATCGGCCCTTGTTCGATTCATGATACTAAAGCAGCTTTGGAATACGCCGAGCGTTTATTGCCATTACGCAAAAAATATGAGAAAGAATTATTAATTGTGATGCGCGTATATTTTGAAAAACCACGTACGACAGTCGGCTGGAAAGGCTTGATTAACGACCCTTATTTGGATGGCACTTTTGATATTAACTATGGCTTGCGTCAGGCGCGCAGCTTATTGTTGACCTTGAATAATATGGGCATGCCAGCGTCGACTGAATTTCTCGACATGATTACGCCGCAATACTACGCTGATTTGATTTCATGGGGCGCAATTGGTGCGCGCACTACCGAAAGTCAGGTTCACCGCGAATTGTCTAGCGGCTTGTCTTGTCCGGTTGGTTTTAAAAACGGTACGGATGGCAACTTGAAAATCGCTATTGACGCCATTGGCGCAGCGAGTCATCCGCACCACTTCTTATCTGTAACCAAAACCGGCCATTCTGCGATTGTGCATACTGCCGGCAATCCGGATTGCCATGTGATTTTGCGTGGCGGTAAAGAACCGAATTACAGCAACGAACACGTCAAAGCGGCGGCTGAGCAGTTAACCCAAGCAGGTCAAACGCCGAAAATGATGATTGATTTCAGTCATGCCAATAGCCGCAAAGACTATAAACGTCAAATGGAAGTGGCGCAAGATGTTGCCCGGCAATTGCGTGATGGTGAAAACAACATCATGGGCGTGATGGTAGAGAGCCATTTGGTGGAAGGCCGCCAGGATAAGCCGGAAAACTACGGCCAAAGCATCACTGATGCCTGCATCGGTTGGGACAGCACCGAAGAATTATTGGCATTATTGGCAGAAGCCAAGCGCTCTCGGGTATAA